The stretch of DNA TCAATTTATCCTGGACTGGGGGGTTGAAATAAAAACGAATACCGGTCTGGGAAGGGATTTATCCTTTAAGGCCGTTAAAGAAAATTTTGATGCGGTTTTTATCGGGATTGGTGGCCCGATTGAAAAAACCCTCGGCATACCGGGTGAAGAGGCCCAGGAGGTCCTTTCAGGACTCCGTTTTTTAAGCCGGTTAAATCAGGGGGATTCCTTCCGGATTGGACAAAAGGTGGCGGTCATCGGCGGGGGCAATACGGCCATTGATTGTGCCCGATCGGCCCGCCGCCTGGGGGCCAAGGTTCAATTGATCTATCGCAGGACCCGGGAAGAAATGCCGGCCGTCGAGATGGAAATTGCAGCCGCCGAACAGGAAGGCGTCGATTTTATTTTTTTGGCCAGTCCGGTAAAGGCCCATTTGAAGAAGGGGAATGCTATCCAGTTGGAATGTAGGCGTATGAGGCCGGGGGAGGTGCAGGCCGACGGCCGAAGGCAGTCTATCCCTTCAGAAGGGTTGAATTTTTTCATTGAAGTGGATTCGGTCATCACGGCCCTGGGGTCCGGGGTAGAAAACGCCTCTCTGACAGAGGCGATCGAAACGGGCAACGGATTATTCCGGATCGATCAGGAGGGGAGAACCAATATCCCAAGGGTCTATGCCGGCGGCGATTGTGTGGATCAACCCCGTACCGTGGTTCAGGCCGTCGGTGCCGGCCGGAGGGCTGCCTTTGGACTGGACCTGGAATTGGGGCCTTATAAAAAGAGCCAAGCCCTGCCTGACGATGGGATTGTGCGTTTTCAGGAAATCAACCCCTACTATTTTCCAGTGGGCAGGAAGGTACAGGAATTTATTTCTCCGGTCCGGGAAAGGGTGTCCAATTTTAAAGAGGTGACCCGGGGCTATTCGGAACAGATGGCCCG from Deltaproteobacteria bacterium encodes:
- a CDS encoding FAD-dependent oxidoreductase produces the protein SPLPSVCGRVCFHPCEQNCNRKEYDEAVSIHTIERFLADYGAKTRLRMSTTPSQGKKVAVVGSGPSGLSCAYHLARMGYEVTIYERLPLIGGILRYGIPEYRLPKEVLDRDIQFILDWGVEIKTNTGLGRDLSFKAVKENFDAVFIGIGGPIEKTLGIPGEEAQEVLSGLRFLSRLNQGDSFRIGQKVAVIGGGNTAIDCARSARRLGAKVQLIYRRTREEMPAVEMEIAAAEQEGVDFIFLASPVKAHLKKGNAIQLECRRMRPGEVQADGRRQSIPSEGLNFFIEVDSVITALGSGVENASLTEAIETGNGLFRIDQEGRTNIPRVYAGGDCVDQPRTVVQAVGAGRRAAFGLDLELGPYKKSQALPDDGIVRFQEINPYYFPVGRKVQEFISPVRERVSNFKEVTRGYSEQMAREEARRCFNCGICTECNTCLTFCPDLALSKEGGHYQIDYNYCKGCGVCVEECPRGVLSMEIEKRMDL